In Candidatus Poribacteria bacterium, a single window of DNA contains:
- a CDS encoding NAD(P)-binding domain-containing protein: MASPEFVFTRHPNLEVSWPFVHEQMVSRLEELGVTLVLNTSSRDPIHEQVDLSETIGISHFGGNLTEACIDNAPKLKVFGAMTDNSGHGIPYQALQARGIPVIESTRAWSQSVAECAFGLALSSLRRTAQWHLRMANREKLWDWENPIWGDKLPVAHQFCDDPDFVNGDLGTKQIGVIGLGQIGGKIAKWCRVFGATVMGFDPYVPDELLQEWDVQRADMDTLADSSDIVFVAVPPTPSARHLLNRERIYHLRKGSLVVVITRAHAVDMEALRERIVKDELAGAFDVYDHEPVPIDDELRNRDNVVHTPHIAGRTEDSNLRVADMTVDDFVRVLKGEAPIGALTPKAVEVRTSPNPSQQ, from the coding sequence ATGGCAAGTCCTGAATTTGTATTTACACGTCATCCTAACTTGGAAGTTTCTTGGCCCTTCGTACACGAACAGATGGTGAGTCGGTTAGAGGAACTCGGCGTAACGCTCGTTCTCAATACCAGCAGCCGAGATCCGATTCATGAACAGGTTGACTTAAGCGAAACCATCGGCATATCCCACTTCGGTGGAAATCTGACTGAAGCATGCATTGACAACGCCCCGAAACTTAAAGTGTTCGGAGCAATGACAGATAATTCTGGCCACGGTATCCCATACCAAGCCCTTCAGGCACGTGGTATCCCGGTCATTGAATCGACACGGGCATGGTCGCAATCTGTGGCTGAGTGTGCCTTCGGTCTTGCTTTGTCTTCGCTGCGTCGGACAGCACAGTGGCACCTGAGAATGGCAAACCGTGAAAAACTATGGGATTGGGAGAACCCAATATGGGGTGATAAACTCCCCGTTGCGCACCAATTCTGTGACGATCCAGACTTCGTCAACGGTGACCTTGGCACCAAACAAATAGGTGTTATCGGTCTCGGTCAGATTGGAGGGAAAATTGCAAAATGGTGCCGAGTTTTCGGGGCAACAGTGATGGGATTTGATCCTTACGTCCCAGACGAACTCCTTCAAGAATGGGACGTGCAACGTGCTGATATGGATACGCTCGCCGATAGTTCTGATATTGTCTTTGTAGCAGTTCCACCAACTCCTTCAGCGCGGCATCTGTTGAATAGAGAGCGTATCTACCACTTGCGGAAGGGCAGTTTGGTTGTCGTGATTACGCGCGCCCATGCGGTTGATATGGAAGCATTGCGCGAACGGATTGTCAAAGACGAACTCGCAGGCGCATTTGATGTTTACGATCACGAACCAGTACCCATCGACGATGAACTGCGGAATCGAGATAACGTTGTTCATACCCCACATATCGCGGGCAGAACGGAAGATTCCAACTTACGCGTGGCAGATATGACCGTGGATGATTTCGTGCGGGTGCTGAAGGGTGAAGCACCAATAGGTGCTTTAACACCAAAGGCAGTTGAAGTGAGAACTTCACCGAACCCAAGCCAACAATAG
- a CDS encoding 4-hydroxy-3-methylbut-2-enyl diphosphate reductase, translating to MQGRKTRMPRTFKLPHFYHSPVISVVKHARRETDARKRDLSPTLLNFGPVRFKIARHFGFCYGVENAIEIAYQALAENPDKRIFLLSEIIHNPRVNENLRQRGVQFLMDTAGTQLLPFDILMPEDVVIVPAFGTTLEVEQALKARGVTLTAYNTTCPFVEKVWRRSEEIGRQDYTVVIHGKRYHEETRATFSHAQAGAPVVVVRDLKEAQDLAKVISGVEDATFFFERFADRFSHGFDPTIHLRRIGVVNQTTMLATETEAIADLLREAIRNAYGETEMSTHFADTKDTLCYATKENQDATLALIADGGDVAVVVGGYNSSNTSHLVELCQQHLPTYFIRDADELLSAKRIRHLELETKQVKTTENWLFEETGSARNIPTDIVLTAGASCPDVLLDEVLQKIVGWFPNTRSIEEVLEPYNT from the coding sequence ATCCAAGGACGCAAAACGCGAATGCCCCGAACTTTTAAACTACCTCACTTCTACCATAGTCCGGTGATTTCTGTAGTTAAACACGCGCGTCGAGAAACTGATGCGCGAAAGCGAGATCTTTCGCCTACACTGTTAAACTTCGGTCCCGTTCGATTTAAAATCGCCCGCCATTTCGGTTTCTGCTATGGTGTTGAAAACGCCATTGAAATCGCCTATCAAGCATTGGCAGAAAACCCGGATAAACGTATCTTCCTGTTATCTGAAATTATTCACAATCCACGTGTCAACGAAAACTTAAGACAGCGCGGTGTCCAATTCCTAATGGATACCGCTGGCACACAACTCCTCCCTTTTGATATTTTAATGCCTGAGGATGTCGTCATTGTTCCTGCCTTCGGTACTACACTTGAAGTGGAACAAGCACTTAAGGCGCGCGGTGTTACGCTCACTGCTTATAACACAACATGCCCCTTCGTTGAGAAAGTTTGGCGGCGAAGTGAGGAAATTGGTAGACAGGATTACACCGTCGTTATCCACGGAAAACGTTACCATGAAGAAACGCGGGCAACTTTTTCCCATGCACAAGCGGGTGCACCTGTTGTAGTTGTTCGCGACCTCAAAGAAGCACAGGATCTAGCAAAGGTGATATCTGGGGTGGAGGATGCCACGTTCTTCTTTGAAAGGTTTGCCGACCGTTTCTCTCACGGCTTTGATCCTACTATTCATCTCAGACGCATCGGTGTTGTCAACCAAACAACGATGCTTGCTACTGAAACGGAGGCGATCGCTGATTTACTGCGAGAGGCAATCAGGAACGCTTACGGAGAGACTGAGATGTCAACACATTTCGCCGATACAAAAGATACCCTCTGTTATGCCACCAAGGAAAATCAAGATGCAACTCTTGCGCTCATTGCCGACGGTGGCGATGTCGCAGTCGTCGTCGGTGGTTATAATTCATCCAATACCAGCCATCTTGTGGAACTCTGTCAGCAACATCTTCCTACCTATTTTATTCGAGATGCAGACGAGCTGCTCAGTGCTAAACGGATTCGCCATCTCGAATTGGAGACAAAACAGGTGAAGACTACGGAGAATTGGCTTTTTGAGGAAACTGGTTCGGCGCGAAATATCCCCACCGACATCGTGCTGACTGCCGGTGCTTCTTGCCCCGATGTGTTGCTTGACGAGGTATTGCAAAAAATCGTCGGATGGTTTCCAAATACCCGCTCTATAGAAGAAGTCTTGGAACCCTACAACACCTAA
- the hisC gene encoding histidinol-phosphate transaminase has translation MTKNYKNLIRSDIADMAPYTPIVPFDVLSQRLGIPVEDIIKLDANENPYGPSPRIYSALADETYYHIYPDPDSTALREALSQYIGIDSTHIVAGQGADELIDLVIRLFVTPGDAVINCPPTFGMYRFDTELNGGKIIDVERKADFSLDTEEATKSITNNENTKILFITSPNNPDGSILSDACLRQLLQLPLIVVLDEAYIEFAGNSRVDWVLEHENLIVLRTFSKWAGLAGLRVGYGVFPHWIISHLLKIKQPYNVNVAGGVAALASLSDVGQLRENVRKIVAERERLYSALRDFDFLEPYPSEANFILSRVVGRDAAGLKTALSERGIFIRYFNTSRLRDHVRISVGKPAHTSALLNALATLE, from the coding sequence ATGACTAAAAACTATAAAAACCTCATCCGTTCAGACATCGCAGACATGGCACCCTATACTCCCATCGTGCCGTTTGATGTGCTTAGCCAACGCCTCGGCATCCCAGTTGAGGACATCATTAAACTTGATGCGAATGAGAACCCCTACGGTCCCTCGCCTCGCATATACAGCGCGTTAGCGGATGAAACCTATTATCATATATATCCGGATCCAGACAGTACAGCACTTCGTGAGGCGTTGAGCCAGTACATAGGCATCGATTCAACGCATATAGTCGCTGGACAGGGCGCAGACGAACTGATCGATCTTGTAATTCGACTGTTCGTCACCCCCGGAGATGCTGTCATCAACTGCCCTCCAACATTCGGCATGTACCGTTTCGACACAGAACTTAATGGCGGAAAGATAATTGATGTCGAACGGAAAGCGGATTTTTCGTTAGACACTGAAGAAGCTACTAAAAGCATTACCAACAACGAAAACACAAAAATCCTCTTTATTACAAGTCCAAACAATCCTGACGGGAGTATCCTTAGCGATGCATGTCTTCGGCAATTGCTTCAATTGCCGCTAATTGTTGTATTAGATGAAGCATATATCGAATTTGCTGGGAATAGCCGCGTAGACTGGGTTTTAGAACACGAAAATTTAATCGTGCTTCGGACATTCAGCAAGTGGGCAGGACTCGCAGGATTGCGAGTAGGCTACGGAGTCTTCCCCCACTGGATAATCTCGCATCTGTTGAAGATTAAACAACCGTACAATGTAAACGTTGCAGGGGGGGTTGCTGCGTTGGCTTCGTTATCGGATGTAGGTCAACTGCGGGAAAACGTACGGAAAATTGTGGCAGAACGTGAAAGACTCTACTCCGCCCTGCGAGATTTCGATTTTTTGGAGCCTTATCCGAGTGAGGCGAATTTCATTCTGTCAAGGGTTGTTGGAAGGGACGCGGCGGGGCTGAAAACTGCGTTGTCTGAGCGGGGCATTTTTATCCGATACTTTAATACATCACGCTTACGAGATCACGTCCGGATTAGTGTCGGTAAACCGGCGCATACATCGGCTCTCCTAAATGCCCTTGCAACGCTGGAATAG
- a CDS encoding glycoside hydrolase family 2, translating to MRGNNTDTPRPEYPRPDFQRGTSEGIDWLCLNGTWEFAFDPDDIGEQNQWFATVPTADSPWTSQIQVPYPWESLAAWGEEEQASNENYLSKNAYLNPEEVTCGGLDREGNYRDEPRHTIGWYRRIVSIPENWGDRRVILKFGAVDWETTVWVNGNQIGTYENGYLPFEFDITDALTSGEPTTIVVRAEDAQDHSEQLAGKQIGWYVRTSGIWQTVYLEPRSATHIAQCHITPDIDNASATFTVKIDGDIENTGLTLCWNCGELSGSTQVSNNETQFTVSIPPEQLRLWDVDTPNLYDVKLELVAEDSIIDRIFTYFGMRKVSIEKAPGGDYQYIYLNNRPVYLLGALNQSFNPESVYTFLTDEAIRRDVERAKEFGFNFLRLHIKVDEPRLYYWADKLGLLFMCDIPNFGNYTEKAKARFEETLRGNIDRDYNHPSIISWCNFNETWGLGGREYSEMQERQEWVREMYHLAKSLDTTRLIEDNSPCLYDHVETDINSWHFYINDYEHAKEHIANVVEETYPGSAFNYVGGNVQTDAPLINSEYGGISAGAGDKDVSWCFKYLTNELRLHPKICGYIYTELQDIEWEHNGFMNYDRSIKSFGYDYLDINTLDFIAIDYPPGTTVAPGDRIQADIYASHFSHKTITGATLHWQLDTMSATGDITRGQVSGSVDIPFPQYQVQKVHKLGLTMPDVHPAVGTLHVWVTDHTGTVAARNFINFEHFVKAIPAIESDDSGTVRLNYTPGNTSESSWDEPTTSEQLFSAVESGYVEYEISLPEELGGADVAEMELIFEASSFYGGARQTEPEKYPSDVTISVNGTEIETVRIPDCPADARGVLSYIHEQPGIYGYLYNVKVDPSLVLNGKADTLTVRYEVKADAEAKGGFALYGARMGRYPTGPYLLIHRK from the coding sequence ATGAGAGGGAACAATACAGACACACCGCGCCCAGAATATCCGCGCCCAGACTTCCAACGCGGGACATCAGAAGGCATCGACTGGCTCTGCCTCAACGGGACATGGGAATTCGCATTCGACCCCGACGATATTGGTGAACAGAACCAATGGTTCGCAACTGTACCGACTGCCGACTCTCCGTGGACATCGCAAATACAGGTGCCTTACCCTTGGGAAAGCCTCGCAGCATGGGGCGAAGAAGAACAAGCAAGCAATGAAAATTACTTGAGCAAAAATGCTTATCTCAACCCCGAAGAGGTTACCTGTGGCGGCTTGGACCGCGAAGGCAATTACCGAGACGAACCGAGGCATACAATCGGCTGGTATCGTAGAATAGTCTCTATCCCCGAAAATTGGGGAGACAGACGCGTTATCTTGAAGTTCGGTGCCGTTGACTGGGAAACGACAGTCTGGGTAAACGGAAACCAAATCGGCACATACGAAAATGGGTACTTACCCTTTGAATTTGACATCACAGACGCTCTCACGTCAGGAGAACCTACAACCATCGTTGTGCGTGCAGAGGACGCACAGGACCACAGCGAACAACTCGCTGGTAAACAGATAGGTTGGTATGTCCGCACCAGTGGTATCTGGCAAACTGTCTACCTTGAACCGAGAAGTGCGACACACATTGCGCAGTGTCACATCACACCTGACATCGATAACGCCTCTGCTACGTTCACTGTCAAAATAGATGGAGACATAGAAAATACAGGGTTAACCCTATGTTGGAATTGCGGTGAACTCAGTGGCTCCACTCAGGTGTCCAACAATGAAACACAATTCACAGTGAGTATCCCTCCTGAACAACTCCGTCTGTGGGATGTAGACACGCCAAATCTCTACGACGTTAAACTTGAATTGGTAGCAGAAGATAGCATTATTGACAGGATCTTTACCTACTTTGGAATGCGGAAGGTTTCTATCGAAAAAGCCCCCGGCGGAGACTATCAATATATCTACCTTAACAACCGACCGGTCTATCTGCTCGGTGCGCTTAATCAGTCATTTAACCCTGAAAGCGTGTATACGTTTTTGACAGACGAAGCCATCCGCAGGGATGTTGAACGCGCAAAGGAATTCGGCTTCAATTTCCTCCGCCTCCATATTAAAGTAGATGAACCTCGCCTTTACTACTGGGCTGACAAATTAGGGTTGCTCTTCATGTGCGACATCCCGAACTTCGGCAACTACACCGAAAAAGCGAAAGCCCGATTTGAGGAAACACTTCGCGGGAACATTGATCGTGATTATAACCATCCGTCTATCATCTCCTGGTGCAATTTCAACGAAACTTGGGGACTTGGTGGTAGGGAATACAGTGAGATGCAGGAACGGCAAGAATGGGTGCGCGAGATGTATCACCTCGCGAAATCTCTCGATACTACCCGTCTCATTGAGGATAACTCACCCTGTCTGTATGACCATGTGGAAACGGACATTAATTCGTGGCATTTCTATATCAATGATTACGAACACGCGAAAGAACATATCGCGAACGTCGTAGAAGAGACATACCCTGGCTCAGCATTCAATTATGTCGGTGGTAATGTGCAAACCGATGCTCCCCTAATTAATAGTGAATACGGTGGTATTTCGGCAGGGGCAGGGGATAAGGATGTCTCATGGTGTTTCAAATACCTGACGAATGAACTCCGTCTTCACCCGAAAATCTGCGGTTACATCTACACCGAGTTGCAGGACATTGAGTGGGAACACAACGGTTTCATGAACTACGACCGGTCAATAAAATCATTTGGATACGATTATCTCGACATTAATACGTTAGACTTTATCGCGATTGATTATCCACCCGGTACAACGGTCGCCCCTGGAGATCGGATACAAGCTGATATCTATGCGAGCCACTTCTCACACAAAACTATTACAGGCGCGACACTTCACTGGCAATTGGATACGATGTCAGCGACTGGCGACATCACACGTGGACAGGTCTCTGGAAGCGTTGATATTCCATTTCCACAGTATCAAGTACAAAAGGTTCATAAACTTGGACTTACCATGCCTGACGTTCACCCCGCTGTTGGCACACTCCACGTCTGGGTAACAGATCACACCGGTACCGTTGCTGCCCGTAACTTCATCAATTTCGAGCATTTCGTTAAGGCAATACCGGCAATTGAATCGGATGATTCAGGAACCGTTCGCCTCAACTATACACCCGGAAACACGTCCGAATCCTCTTGGGATGAACCCACAACCAGCGAGCAACTCTTCTCTGCAGTAGAAAGTGGCTATGTTGAATATGAGATTTCCTTACCAGAAGAGCTCGGTGGGGCAGATGTTGCAGAGATGGAACTTATTTTTGAAGCATCCAGTTTTTATGGTGGGGCACGTCAAACGGAGCCGGAGAAATATCCATCCGATGTGACGATTTCAGTTAACGGCACTGAAATTGAAACGGTTCGCATTCCAGATTGTCCGGCGGATGCGCGCGGTGTGCTCTCTTATATCCATGAGCAACCCGGCATCTACGGCTATTTGTACAACGTGAAAGTTGATCCATCACTCGTTCTGAATGGCAAGGCAGATACATTAACAGTGCGGTATGAAGTGAAAGCGGATGCCGAAGCAAAAGGCGGTTTCGCACTTTATGGAGCACGCATGGGCAGATATCCGACTGGACCATATCTGCTTATTCATCGGAAATAG